One region of Pseudoalteromonas piscicida genomic DNA includes:
- a CDS encoding glycine zipper domain-containing protein has protein sequence MKSRKNLVAASIMTALLSGCAMTDDTKTRAEGASTGALIGGALGLVLGDNKQAAMIGALIGAVAGDLYAKSVVKKKQDYANTELYMQDVIKGAQDKLIAAKNEREKIHLEIESYTAQLESIEAESQKRSAEYSGLEVQKDSLSKAVSKSAKLVEILTEEIQYQKDVLAQERAAVSVQLASHSETVIQQLLAEKKELELMQAQLASLDRRKLY, from the coding sequence ATGAAAAGTAGAAAAAACCTTGTTGCTGCTTCAATCATGACTGCTTTGCTATCCGGGTGTGCAATGACTGACGACACTAAAACTAGAGCTGAGGGAGCATCTACAGGTGCGCTAATTGGTGGTGCGCTTGGTTTGGTGTTAGGTGACAATAAGCAAGCCGCTATGATTGGTGCATTGATTGGTGCTGTTGCCGGAGATCTTTATGCCAAGAGTGTGGTTAAGAAGAAGCAGGATTACGCCAATACTGAGTTATATATGCAAGATGTGATTAAAGGGGCGCAAGACAAACTTATCGCAGCCAAAAATGAAAGAGAAAAAATTCATTTGGAAATAGAAAGTTATACTGCTCAGTTAGAAAGCATTGAGGCAGAGTCTCAAAAACGCAGTGCTGAGTATAGTGGCTTAGAAGTGCAAAAAGATAGCCTGTCCAAAGCGGTTTCCAAGTCAGCTAAGTTAGTCGAGATATTGACTGAAGAAATTCAGTACCAAAAGGACGTGCTGGCACAAGAAAGAGCAGCAGTTTCTGTTCAATTAGCCTCGCATAGTGAAACGGTAATTCAACAACTTCTTGCTGAAAAGAAAGAGCTAGAACTCATGCAAGCCCAGTTAGCTTCATTAGATAGACGGAAATTATACTAA
- a CDS encoding Calx-beta domain-containing protein, whose product MSIKPIKAQYYCNNIEHCSNARAHKLFTKSYANKCGVCAQPLLFARWHFSFVTSFSWVLCLSTLAALSYPYFFPKEYENITFSSVKTEVQESNAVVEVTLHRTTNIDLVQQIELITEDGTAKAAEDYRALDIALQFQPGEVQKSINIPIIPDSDVYENNEMFYIKLKNVKGQPSHIVMIVEAGVNKDLVEKSSLLVSNLSALAADLSNDLKQLEILGNYLSTKENPKANLVKNYRDTQDNIQRAREKYIVLFNEALDLDPNVLRNTLDSHLEALKKQQFHTQYEATTVMKAQLLDYLSSRVSNSPKWLEELGEVVKLEVKANNNGSVI is encoded by the coding sequence ATGTCGATTAAACCTATAAAAGCACAATATTATTGCAACAATATAGAACACTGTAGTAATGCTCGGGCGCATAAGTTATTTACTAAATCATATGCCAACAAGTGTGGTGTTTGTGCTCAGCCGTTATTGTTTGCGCGTTGGCATTTTTCGTTTGTTACTTCCTTTAGTTGGGTACTTTGTTTATCAACATTAGCTGCGCTGTCTTATCCATATTTTTTTCCTAAAGAATATGAAAATATTACTTTTTCTAGTGTGAAGACTGAAGTTCAAGAGTCTAATGCTGTCGTGGAAGTTACTCTTCATCGAACAACCAACATTGATTTAGTACAACAGATAGAGTTGATAACAGAGGATGGTACTGCAAAAGCAGCTGAGGACTATCGGGCCCTTGATATTGCTTTACAGTTCCAGCCAGGTGAAGTGCAAAAATCAATAAATATTCCTATTATTCCGGACTCTGATGTCTATGAAAACAATGAAATGTTTTACATTAAGCTGAAAAATGTGAAAGGACAGCCGTCACATATCGTGATGATTGTCGAAGCTGGAGTAAACAAAGACTTAGTGGAAAAAAGCAGCCTGTTGGTAAGTAACCTTTCAGCACTTGCAGCGGATCTGTCGAATGACTTGAAGCAGCTAGAGATCCTTGGTAACTATTTGTCAACCAAAGAAAATCCAAAGGCTAACTTGGTCAAAAATTACCGTGATACTCAAGATAATATTCAAAGAGCGAGAGAAAAATACATTGTTCTGTTTAATGAAGCTTTAGATTTGGACCCTAATGTTTTGAGAAATACATTGGATTCCCACCTTGAAGCGCTGAAAAAACAACAGTTTCATACTCAATATGAAGCAACGACAGTGATGAAAGCTCAGTTACTTGACTACTTGAGTTCCAGAGTTTCTAACTCGCCTAAGTGGCTTGAGGAGTTAGGTGAGGTAGTAAAACTTGAAGTGAAAGCAAATAACAATGGAAGTGTTATTTAA
- a CDS encoding class I SAM-dependent methyltransferase produces the protein MSFKIEACNLNNIDVAVKTLKENYVENFPAIRVTKDKILGKGISLYLLSDISQVPHNPIATFGLSSAYEDEDVWKEVRASLSDDFDPKKDAVVGQLSISSKDVAITRVVYGLLLDKAQQMGYERLFFILRGNVDFYKKLFNAILIKSDCNYDIGVDRKISALVVETKEIKKRGLRFLNRNLSSCFNKSDSLIKREIMNKSHWDEYSSAFDSIITPPQVELYNTIAPLLSGAVLDAGCGNGNLAAFVNGEVSTYHGVDTSLDMVQKANANLQRLKEPQRFQAFHVQLEEFVNTHQYDVITLINSVYAMDNPSLVFKHCYNLLAPGGLLIIANPNENMTKSHMEMMIELYEAQFSDNPAVADFKRLNLQFVTQYQHSFYTLDKIEGWLEQAGLSVTNRDCTHFHGAMNLIVAKK, from the coding sequence ATGTCTTTTAAAATTGAAGCATGTAATTTAAATAATATTGATGTCGCAGTTAAAACGTTGAAAGAAAACTATGTGGAAAACTTTCCAGCTATCAGAGTTACTAAAGATAAAATATTAGGTAAAGGTATTTCTCTATACCTACTTAGTGATATAAGCCAAGTTCCACATAATCCAATAGCCACTTTTGGACTGAGCAGCGCGTATGAAGATGAAGATGTTTGGAAAGAAGTAAGGGCATCATTAAGCGATGACTTTGACCCTAAAAAGGATGCCGTTGTCGGCCAGCTTAGTATATCGAGTAAAGATGTCGCAATTACCAGAGTAGTTTATGGCCTGTTATTAGATAAAGCACAACAGATGGGTTATGAGCGGTTGTTTTTTATCCTAAGAGGAAATGTTGATTTTTATAAAAAGTTATTTAACGCTATACTGATTAAGAGTGATTGCAACTATGATATTGGTGTTGATAGAAAAATATCTGCTCTAGTTGTTGAAACGAAAGAAATAAAAAAAAGGGGACTTCGCTTCCTAAATCGAAACTTATCATCTTGCTTTAATAAGAGCGATAGTCTAATTAAAAGGGAAATTATGAATAAATCTCATTGGGATGAATATAGTAGTGCATTTGACTCTATTATTACTCCACCACAGGTTGAACTTTATAATACAATTGCTCCGCTGTTGTCAGGAGCTGTACTGGATGCAGGATGTGGAAATGGAAACTTAGCCGCTTTTGTTAATGGTGAGGTTTCTACTTATCACGGCGTCGATACGTCTCTTGATATGGTGCAAAAAGCCAACGCCAATCTGCAGAGACTGAAAGAACCACAGCGGTTTCAAGCATTTCATGTTCAACTCGAAGAATTTGTAAATACACATCAATACGACGTGATTACATTAATAAACAGTGTTTATGCGATGGATAATCCTTCTTTAGTTTTTAAACACTGCTATAACTTACTTGCTCCGGGTGGCCTGTTAATTATCGCAAACCCCAATGAAAACATGACAAAATCTCACATGGAAATGATGATTGAGCTGTATGAAGCGCAATTTAGTGACAATCCTGCTGTTGCAGACTTTAAGAGATTGAATTTACAATTTGTCACACAATACCAACATTCGTTTTATACTTTAGATAAAATCGAAGGTTGGCTAGAACAAGCTGGGCTGTCTGTAACAAACCGAGACTGCACTCACTTTCATGGTGCAATGAATTTAATCGTAGCTAAAAAGTAG
- a CDS encoding autoinducer binding domain-containing protein — MRYQDLVDLLNASNQAEYTASFYRAISHIGFDSAIYGFLPSHEFVKHLNQMPIILATENAPLEYLKYYQENEIFKPETDIFVAKILAGHRDPINWWRDLHGFNPTELQVATLTHAKNEFSLNNGFVVPLMCDHRGYACVTLYSNLSDKDFNSLVQENEEQIGLFCSALNSKIFSDPNLVAELYDNYIKMSDTERQVMRYLVSGKPMKQIEDHIGITYRYAAKVIDKFRKKHGNVPKDKLLYSLGHYFS, encoded by the coding sequence ATGCGCTATCAAGATCTAGTCGATTTGTTGAATGCCTCGAATCAAGCAGAATACACTGCAAGTTTTTATCGTGCCATCTCACATATCGGATTTGATAGCGCAATTTATGGTTTTTTGCCAAGCCATGAATTTGTTAAACACTTGAACCAAATGCCTATCATACTAGCCACCGAAAACGCCCCACTGGAGTATTTAAAGTACTATCAAGAAAATGAAATTTTTAAGCCAGAGACAGATATCTTCGTAGCTAAAATACTGGCAGGGCATCGAGATCCAATAAACTGGTGGCGGGACCTACATGGTTTCAACCCCACTGAGTTACAGGTTGCTACCTTGACCCATGCAAAAAACGAATTTAGTCTCAATAACGGTTTTGTCGTCCCGCTCATGTGCGACCACCGAGGCTACGCTTGTGTTACTTTGTATAGCAATTTAAGTGATAAAGACTTTAATTCCCTTGTACAGGAAAATGAAGAACAAATCGGGTTATTTTGCTCAGCGTTGAACAGCAAAATCTTCTCAGATCCAAACTTAGTCGCTGAGTTATACGACAATTATATAAAAATGAGTGATACAGAGCGCCAAGTGATGCGATATTTGGTTTCGGGGAAACCGATGAAGCAAATTGAAGATCATATTGGAATAACCTATCGCTACGCTGCAAAAGTAATTGATAAATTTAGAAAAAAGCATGGAAATGTGCCAAAAGACAAATTGCTCTATTCGTTAGGGCACTACTTTAGTTGA
- a CDS encoding ATP-dependent nuclease produces MTHILKAKIKNFKKFREYEIYFDRKRNILVGDNEAGKSTILTAIELVLSGSRSKIESLGIEALLNASAVSEFLAGEKNINSLPSFHIELFLNDAGNPDLNGRNNSDGAYADGLQLICEPNEELSTEIRQVLDTEGDNFPFEFYIAKFITFNGDAYSSYGKFLRFLSIDSTQINNEYANSQYVKAMYEATVDQPVRYSLMNEYRQQKNAFRDTQLNVINDDLEGYDFAIRSGSKFNLETDLTLTEEGIPIENRGKGKQCFIKTAFALRERDEGKTIDVLLLEEPENHLSHTSMYKLIGQVEKAHDNQVIIATHSSLISSRLDLRKSILLNSAATKPATLTDLTRDTAKFFAKAPNHNILEHVLSEKVILVEGDAEYILMECLYERTKGHPPSEDGVHIISVGGTSFKRYMEVSKLLSIRTAVIRDNDSDYQKNCIDNYHDYQADCIAVFADTDNTRTTFEICMYQDNKKICDDLFSGGKIQLKPEEYMLKNKTTAAFRLLDEKANEITVPPYIREAIEWISE; encoded by the coding sequence ATGACACATATTTTGAAGGCAAAAATCAAAAACTTTAAGAAATTCCGAGAGTATGAGATCTATTTTGATCGAAAAAGAAACATTCTGGTTGGGGATAATGAAGCAGGAAAGAGCACTATATTAACGGCTATTGAGCTTGTATTGAGTGGCAGTAGAAGCAAGATAGAAAGCTTGGGGATTGAAGCTTTGCTTAATGCCAGTGCTGTTTCAGAATTTCTAGCGGGTGAGAAAAATATAAACAGCCTTCCAAGTTTTCATATTGAATTATTTCTAAACGACGCAGGTAACCCAGACCTCAACGGTAGAAACAACAGTGATGGAGCTTATGCTGACGGGCTTCAATTGATCTGTGAGCCGAACGAAGAGTTAAGCACGGAGATACGGCAAGTTTTGGATACTGAAGGTGATAACTTTCCATTCGAATTTTACATCGCCAAGTTTATTACGTTCAATGGGGACGCATACTCCAGTTATGGGAAGTTTTTGCGCTTTTTGTCTATTGACAGCACTCAAATAAACAACGAGTACGCAAACAGTCAGTATGTAAAAGCCATGTATGAAGCGACCGTGGATCAACCTGTCCGTTACAGTCTAATGAATGAATATAGACAGCAAAAAAATGCTTTCAGGGATACTCAACTAAATGTGATTAATGATGATTTAGAAGGGTACGATTTTGCTATCCGCTCCGGCTCAAAGTTTAATTTGGAAACTGACCTCACCCTCACAGAAGAAGGGATACCCATTGAAAACCGTGGTAAGGGAAAACAATGCTTTATTAAGACCGCATTCGCATTGAGAGAGCGTGATGAAGGCAAGACAATAGATGTCTTATTACTAGAAGAACCTGAGAACCACCTTAGCCACACCAGCATGTATAAACTAATTGGTCAGGTAGAGAAGGCTCATGATAATCAGGTAATAATTGCTACCCATAGCAGCCTAATCAGCTCAAGGTTAGACTTAAGAAAGTCGATCTTACTGAATAGTGCAGCAACCAAACCTGCTACCCTGACAGACCTCACTAGGGACACTGCTAAGTTTTTTGCTAAAGCCCCTAATCATAACATCCTAGAGCATGTCCTTTCTGAAAAAGTCATTCTTGTTGAGGGTGATGCGGAATATATTCTAATGGAGTGCTTATACGAGCGTACTAAAGGTCATCCACCAAGCGAAGATGGCGTCCATATCATCTCAGTCGGTGGTACTAGCTTTAAACGATATATGGAAGTTTCTAAGCTGCTGAGCATTAGGACAGCGGTGATCCGTGATAATGACAGTGACTATCAGAAAAACTGTATAGATAATTACCATGATTATCAGGCAGACTGCATAGCTGTATTCGCTGACACAGATAACACAAGAACAACTTTTGAAATATGCATGTATCAAGATAATAAAAAAATCTGCGACGACTTGTTCTCAGGAGGAAAGATTCAATTAAAACCGGAAGAGTATATGCTGAAGAACAAAACTACCGCAGCATTTAGGTTACTTGACGAGAAGGCGAATGAAATCACGGTGCCTCCTTACATTAGAGAGGCTATTGAATGGATAAGCGAGTAG
- a CDS encoding AAA family ATPase, translating to MDKRVVLAVAGSGKTQHIIDKLDINSRALIVTYTVNNTANLKKRILNKFGVMPKGVRVYTYFSFLLSFCVRPIVGNDMKIKGVIYSEPPRFAKRNTHGHYASQGDRLYHNRIAKMMIDYDRVSDITRRIEKYFDFFCVDEIQDFAASDFNLLCQLSKMDVEVLFVGDFFQHTFDTSRDGNIQKNLHNNYEAYLTKLKDAGYTIDLDTLSHSHRCSPTVCRFVTEQIGITISSHRQDEVNIALIDDTEQIERLFSDDSIVKLFFKESYKYVGRTDNWGNTKGLDDFADICIVLNPTTFTAYTKGRLATLAPSTLNKLYVACTRAKGSVYFVSQRLLDGHKK from the coding sequence ATGGATAAGCGAGTAGTACTAGCTGTCGCAGGATCGGGCAAAACACAACATATAATTGATAAATTGGACATAAATAGTCGTGCGCTGATTGTTACTTACACAGTTAATAATACTGCTAATCTTAAGAAACGAATTTTAAACAAGTTTGGGGTTATGCCTAAAGGTGTACGTGTTTATACCTATTTCTCATTCCTCTTGTCATTTTGCGTGCGACCAATAGTTGGTAACGACATGAAGATAAAGGGGGTTATCTATAGTGAACCACCTAGATTTGCGAAACGCAACACTCATGGGCATTACGCTAGTCAAGGAGACCGACTTTATCATAATCGTATTGCGAAGATGATGATTGATTATGATCGTGTGTCTGACATTACTAGGCGTATTGAAAAGTACTTTGATTTCTTCTGCGTAGATGAAATTCAAGATTTCGCAGCTAGTGATTTCAACTTACTTTGTCAGTTATCGAAAATGGATGTGGAGGTATTATTCGTTGGTGACTTTTTCCAACATACTTTTGATACTAGCCGAGATGGTAATATTCAAAAAAATCTACATAACAACTATGAAGCGTATCTTACCAAGCTCAAAGATGCAGGATATACAATCGACTTAGATACACTTTCCCACAGTCATAGGTGTAGCCCAACAGTTTGCAGATTTGTTACCGAGCAAATTGGCATCACAATAAGCTCCCATCGACAAGATGAGGTCAATATTGCCCTAATTGACGATACTGAACAAATTGAGAGGTTATTCTCGGACGATTCCATCGTTAAATTGTTTTTTAAAGAAAGCTACAAGTACGTTGGAAGGACTGACAATTGGGGAAATACAAAAGGCTTGGATGACTTCGCTGACATCTGCATAGTTCTAAACCCGACCACATTCACAGCCTATACAAAAGGGCGATTGGCTACTTTGGCACCATCGACGTTAAATAAGCTATACGTAGCTTGTACAAGAGCTAAAGGTAGTGTGTATTTTGTCTCACAGCGATTACTAGACGGGCACAAGAAATAA